In a single window of the Ruminococcus albus 7 = DSM 20455 genome:
- the clpB gene encoding ATP-dependent chaperone ClpB: MNMQKFTEKSVQAVQDAQNIAARQSNQAIGQEHLLSALCLDDNGLIPQLLTQMSTDINAFRGALDRAVDKIPKVTVGGRAQGQIYISSELDRALAEAEAQAKQMGDEFVSVEHIFLGIMECANSEVAEVLRTFGINKTGFLAALKQVRGSAKVTSQNPEETYDVLKKYGQELVGLARQNKLDPVIGRDSEIRNVIRILSRKTKNNPVLIGEPGVGKTAVAEGLAQRIVSGDVPDSLKDRQIFSLDMGSLIAGAKFRGEFEERFKAVVSEIKKSEGKIILFIDELHTIVGAGKSDGAMDAGNLLKPMLARGELHCIGATTLNEYRQYIEKDKALERRFQPVMVDEPSVEDTISILRGIKERYEVFHGVKIQDQALITAAVLSDRYLTDRFLPDKAIDLVDEACALIRTEMDSMPTELDDLRRKILQHEIEETVLKKESDKLAEEHLAEVQKELADMRAQYDEMRAKWENEKNAISKVQKIREEIDAVNGEIKQAERDYDLSKLAELKYGKLENLQKELAEEEKKAEQSSKSNTLLRDKVTDDEIARIICRWTGIPVAKLMEGERDKLLRLESILHERVIGQNEAVEKVSEAILRSRAGIANPNTPIGSFLFLGPTGVGKTELAKTLAQALFDDENNIVRIDMSEYMEKFSVTRLIGAPPGYVGYEEGGQLTEAVRRKPYSVVLLDEVEKAHPDVFNILLQVLDDGRVTDSQGRTVDFKNTVIILTSNLGSHFILEGIDEETGDISEEARDNVNDLLKTHFRPEFLNRLDEIVMYKPLLKSEIYSICGLMLKSLEKRLAEKRLKMELTESAKAAIVDQGYNMAFGARPLRRFIQSHVETLLAKAIIRDDPAADSLMKVDYDGNDFSVETIAPEIKE; the protein is encoded by the coding sequence ATGAATATGCAGAAATTTACCGAGAAATCGGTGCAGGCTGTACAGGATGCGCAGAATATCGCGGCAAGGCAGTCAAATCAGGCGATAGGACAGGAACATCTGCTGAGCGCACTGTGCCTTGATGATAACGGTCTGATACCCCAGCTTCTCACACAGATGAGCACGGATATCAACGCTTTCCGCGGCGCACTGGACAGGGCTGTTGATAAGATACCGAAAGTCACCGTGGGCGGACGCGCACAGGGTCAGATATATATTTCCAGCGAACTTGACCGCGCACTTGCCGAGGCAGAAGCACAGGCAAAGCAGATGGGCGATGAGTTCGTATCCGTTGAGCATATATTCTTAGGTATAATGGAATGTGCAAACAGCGAAGTCGCAGAGGTACTGCGTACCTTCGGCATAAACAAGACAGGTTTCCTTGCGGCGCTGAAACAGGTGAGAGGAAGCGCAAAGGTCACAAGCCAGAACCCCGAGGAGACTTATGATGTACTGAAAAAGTACGGTCAGGAGCTGGTAGGTCTTGCAAGACAGAACAAGCTCGACCCCGTTATCGGCAGAGATTCCGAGATAAGAAACGTTATCCGCATACTCTCCCGTAAGACAAAGAACAACCCTGTGCTGATAGGCGAACCCGGCGTAGGTAAAACAGCCGTTGCCGAGGGTCTTGCACAGCGTATCGTCAGCGGTGATGTGCCCGACAGCCTGAAAGACAGACAGATATTCTCGCTTGATATGGGCTCGCTGATAGCAGGTGCAAAGTTCCGCGGCGAGTTTGAAGAGAGATTCAAAGCCGTTGTAAGCGAAATAAAGAAATCCGAGGGCAAGATAATACTGTTCATCGATGAACTTCACACCATCGTGGGCGCAGGAAAGTCCGACGGCGCTATGGATGCAGGAAATCTGCTGAAGCCTATGCTGGCAAGGGGCGAACTGCACTGCATCGGTGCCACCACCCTCAACGAGTACAGACAGTACATCGAAAAGGATAAAGCCCTTGAAAGACGTTTCCAGCCCGTTATGGTAGATGAACCCAGCGTTGAGGATACAATATCCATACTCCGCGGCATAAAGGAGAGATATGAGGTATTCCACGGCGTTAAGATACAGGATCAGGCGCTGATAACAGCGGCTGTGCTTTCCGACAGATACCTGACAGACAGATTCCTGCCCGATAAGGCTATCGACCTTGTGGACGAAGCCTGCGCACTTATCCGCACAGAGATGGACTCCATGCCCACCGAACTGGATGACCTGAGAAGAAAGATACTCCAGCACGAGATCGAGGAAACTGTGCTTAAAAAGGAAAGCGACAAGCTTGCCGAGGAACATCTGGCAGAAGTTCAGAAAGAACTTGCCGATATGAGAGCGCAGTACGACGAGATGCGTGCTAAGTGGGAAAACGAAAAGAACGCTATCTCCAAGGTGCAGAAGATACGCGAGGAGATAGATGCTGTAAACGGCGAGATAAAGCAGGCAGAGCGCGACTATGACCTCTCAAAGCTGGCAGAACTGAAATACGGCAAGCTGGAAAATCTGCAAAAGGAACTGGCAGAGGAAGAAAAGAAAGCAGAGCAGTCCTCAAAGAGCAATACCCTGCTTAGAGATAAAGTCACCGATGACGAGATAGCGCGTATTATATGCCGCTGGACAGGCATACCCGTTGCAAAGCTTATGGAGGGCGAGCGCGACAAGCTGTTAAGGCTTGAAAGCATACTCCATGAAAGAGTTATCGGACAGAACGAAGCTGTTGAAAAAGTCAGCGAAGCTATACTCCGTTCAAGGGCAGGTATCGCAAATCCCAACACACCTATCGGTTCGTTCCTGTTCTTAGGACCTACGGGTGTGGGCAAGACCGAACTTGCAAAGACCCTTGCACAGGCACTGTTCGATGACGAGAACAATATCGTCCGTATAGATATGTCGGAGTATATGGAGAAATTCAGCGTAACAAGGCTGATAGGAGCGCCTCCCGGATACGTGGGATATGAAGAAGGCGGTCAGCTGACTGAGGCTGTACGCAGAAAGCCTTACTCCGTTGTACTGCTGGACGAAGTCGAGAAAGCTCACCCCGATGTGTTCAATATACTCCTGCAGGTGCTCGATGACGGCAGAGTTACCGATTCACAGGGCAGAACGGTAGATTTCAAGAACACCGTTATCATACTGACCTCAAACCTGGGCTCACATTTCATACTTGAGGGCATCGACGAGGAAACAGGAGATATCAGCGAGGAAGCAAGGGACAATGTCAACGACCTGCTGAAAACTCATTTCCGTCCCGAATTCCTGAACCGTCTTGACGAGATAGTAATGTACAAACCTCTGCTGAAGAGCGAGATATACAGCATCTGCGGACTGATGCTGAAGAGCCTTGAAAAACGTCTTGCTGAAAAGCGCCTGAAAATGGAGCTTACCGAATCTGCAAAAGCGGCGATAGTCGATCAGGGCTACAATATGGCATTCGGCGCAAGACCCCTGAGAAGATTTATCCAGAGCCATGTGGAAACTCTGCTGGCAAAGGCAATAATCAGGGACGACCCTGCCGCTGACAGCCTGATGAAAGTCGATTATGACGGAAATGATTTCTCCGTTGAAACGATAGCACCCGAGATAAAAGAATAA
- a CDS encoding DHHW family protein, producing MKIKLFAACAAVTIAISGCGNVIGKNNSVVPPAPKNTEAVTTPEEDSADTSEVPVDSSSPETTTTKADKKATTTKAPKTTTSAVTTTAAPEVGSYEYFNGCILANSGTPQVRAMEEYYYSSENGRYLADCVDVFADSAGNDINTYLMMIPTSQEFYTPDDLRSSYPDQKTCADDVYSMMTSGKGVAVNSILEEHKSEYLYSRTDYHWQPLAAYYASKVFAEKAGVDFADLSSYEKVEREGYLGAFYTVNGIYPLEEYPDTFTYYKPANLDALTVLFHDTYFGEGVPSSLFFENNDISASYTVFVGTDDTILEVDTDTDNDRVLVIFKDSYGNALVPFLTSSFSKIYLCDNRFFNINSVDFVKEVGATDVLFALGAASSGSYDKISLIESNMAQS from the coding sequence ATGAAAATTAAACTTTTTGCCGCCTGTGCTGCAGTGACTATTGCGATATCGGGCTGCGGTAATGTCATCGGGAAGAACAATTCTGTAGTTCCTCCTGCACCAAAGAATACAGAAGCAGTTACCACCCCTGAGGAGGATTCGGCGGATACATCTGAGGTGCCTGTGGATTCTTCGTCACCCGAAACGACCACCACAAAAGCCGATAAAAAAGCCACAACGACAAAAGCTCCGAAAACTACCACTTCTGCTGTTACCACCACGGCAGCCCCGGAGGTCGGCAGCTATGAGTATTTTAACGGCTGTATACTCGCCAATTCGGGAACTCCGCAGGTGCGTGCCATGGAGGAGTATTACTACAGCAGTGAAAACGGAAGATATCTGGCGGACTGCGTTGATGTTTTCGCTGACAGCGCAGGAAATGATATAAACACCTACCTGATGATGATACCCACCTCACAGGAATTCTATACCCCCGATGACCTCCGCAGCAGCTATCCCGATCAGAAGACCTGTGCGGATGATGTGTATTCCATGATGACCTCGGGCAAGGGTGTGGCTGTTAATTCCATACTGGAGGAGCATAAATCGGAATACCTGTATTCCCGTACAGACTACCACTGGCAGCCGCTGGCGGCGTACTATGCCTCAAAGGTGTTCGCTGAAAAGGCAGGGGTGGATTTTGCAGATCTCAGCAGCTATGAAAAGGTTGAGCGCGAGGGTTATCTCGGTGCATTCTATACGGTGAACGGTATATATCCGCTGGAGGAGTACCCCGATACATTCACCTACTACAAGCCTGCAAACCTTGATGCGCTGACGGTGCTTTTCCACGATACATATTTCGGTGAGGGTGTGCCGAGTTCGCTGTTTTTTGAGAATAACGACATCTCCGCAAGCTACACCGTATTTGTTGGTACTGATGATACTATACTCGAAGTCGATACCGATACCGACAATGACAGAGTGCTGGTCATATTCAAGGACAGCTACGGCAACGCACTGGTGCCATTCCTGACCTCGTCATTCTCAAAGATATACCTTTGTGATAACAGGTTCTTCAATATCAACTCTGTTGATTTTGTAAAAGAAGTCGGTGCAACGGATGTGCTTTTTGCCCTGGGCGCGGCATCATCAGGCAGCTACGATAAGATATCTCTTATCGAATCAAATATGGCACAGTCGTAA
- the gpmI gene encoding 2,3-bisphosphoglycerate-independent phosphoglycerate mutase gives MSNKKVILVVMDGIGISVTHLGDAVTEANTPTLDRLKKECPYTTLKAHGSAVGLPTDDDMGNSEVGHNALGCGQIYSQGAKLVNESIESGKMFASETWNELVNNVKTKSSTLHFIGLLSDGNVHSNISHLKKMIAKAKEQGAAKVRVHVLLDGRDVPATSAPIYIEDLEKCMAELNDATFDAKIASGGGRMKVTMDRYQADWDMVKLGWETHVKGEGRQFANALEAVETLRNETGAIDQDLPAFVIAENGAPVGKIVDGDSVVLFNFRGDRAIELSMAFDGGDEFTYFDRGAKPDVIYAGMLEYDGDLHIPNKYLVNPPEIKDTMSEVLEKAGLKSYAVSETQKYGHVTYFWNGNRSEKFASEDWKEIPSDKVSFDQRPWMKSAEITDDLIEAVKSGKYDFIRCNFPNGDMVGHTGSMDATIIGVESVDLGLTRLLKVAEEYGYTVLITADHGNADEMLEKNKKGEINVRTAHSLNRVPFYIVSKDKYEIKDADSEKYGLANVAPTVLKIFGIEAPACWEDSMI, from the coding sequence ATGTCTAACAAAAAAGTAATCCTCGTTGTAATGGACGGTATCGGTATTTCCGTTACACATCTCGGTGACGCTGTTACCGAGGCTAACACACCTACACTGGACAGACTGAAAAAAGAATGTCCCTATACCACACTGAAAGCTCACGGCAGTGCAGTTGGTCTGCCTACCGATGACGATATGGGCAACTCCGAGGTAGGTCATAACGCACTTGGCTGCGGTCAGATCTATTCTCAGGGTGCTAAGCTCGTTAACGAGTCCATCGAGAGCGGCAAGATGTTCGCTTCCGAGACTTGGAACGAACTGGTAAACAACGTTAAGACCAAGAGCAGCACTCTTCACTTCATCGGTCTGCTTTCCGACGGTAACGTTCATTCCAACATCTCTCACCTGAAGAAGATGATAGCTAAGGCTAAGGAGCAGGGCGCCGCTAAGGTAAGAGTACACGTACTCCTGGACGGCAGAGATGTTCCCGCAACAAGCGCTCCCATCTACATCGAGGATCTGGAGAAGTGCATGGCTGAGCTGAATGACGCTACATTCGATGCTAAGATCGCTTCCGGCGGCGGAAGAATGAAGGTCACCATGGACAGATATCAGGCTGACTGGGATATGGTAAAGCTCGGCTGGGAAACTCACGTAAAGGGCGAGGGCAGACAGTTTGCTAACGCTCTTGAAGCTGTTGAGACTCTCAGAAACGAGACAGGCGCTATCGACCAGGATCTTCCTGCATTCGTTATCGCTGAGAACGGCGCTCCTGTCGGCAAGATAGTTGACGGCGACAGCGTTGTACTCTTCAACTTCCGCGGCGACAGAGCTATCGAGCTTTCTATGGCATTCGACGGCGGCGATGAGTTCACATACTTCGACAGAGGCGCTAAGCCCGACGTTATCTACGCAGGTATGCTGGAATATGACGGCGACCTCCACATCCCCAACAAGTACCTTGTAAATCCTCCCGAGATCAAGGATACTATGAGCGAGGTACTGGAGAAGGCAGGTCTGAAGTCCTACGCTGTATCCGAAACACAGAAGTACGGTCACGTTACATATTTCTGGAACGGCAACAGAAGCGAAAAGTTCGCTTCCGAGGACTGGAAGGAGATCCCCTCCGATAAGGTTTCCTTCGACCAGAGACCCTGGATGAAGTCCGCTGAGATCACCGACGACCTGATCGAGGCTGTCAAGAGCGGCAAGTATGACTTCATCAGATGCAACTTCCCCAACGGTGACATGGTTGGCCACACAGGTTCTATGGACGCTACTATCATCGGTGTTGAGTCTGTTGATCTGGGTCTGACAAGACTGCTGAAGGTCGCTGAGGAATACGGCTACACTGTACTCATCACAGCTGACCACGGCAACGCTGACGAGATGCTGGAGAAGAACAAGAAGGGTGAGATCAATGTAAGAACTGCTCACTCCCTGAACAGAGTTCCTTTCTACATCGTAAGCAAGGACAAGTACGAGATCAAGGATGCTGACAGCGAGAAGTACGGTCTTGCTAACGTAGCGCCTACTGTACTGAAGATATTCGGTATCGAAGCACCTGCTTGCTGGGAAGATTCCATGATCTGA
- the gpmA gene encoding 2,3-diphosphoglycerate-dependent phosphoglycerate mutase: MSMKLVLIRHGESEWNKENKFTGWTDVELSEAGVEEAKKAGKVLKEAGYDFDICYTSYLKRAIHTLNNVLAEMDREWLPVVKSWRLNERHYGALQGLNKSETATKYGEEQVKIWRRSFDIPPMALTEDDERNPKKDPKYREEDPAELPLQESLKDTIARAVPYFEEEIKPQIKSGRRVVIAAHGNSLRALVKYFDGLSDEEIINVNIPTATPLVYEFDDEFNVIGKEYLCDPDELAAKMNSVANQGKAK, encoded by the coding sequence ATGAGCATGAAACTGGTACTCATCCGCCACGGCGAAAGCGAGTGGAACAAGGAGAACAAGTTCACGGGCTGGACTGATGTTGAGCTGAGCGAGGCAGGTGTTGAGGAAGCAAAGAAGGCCGGCAAGGTCTTGAAAGAGGCAGGCTATGACTTTGATATCTGCTATACCTCATACCTCAAAAGAGCTATACATACCCTCAACAATGTACTGGCCGAGATGGACAGAGAGTGGCTGCCCGTAGTTAAGAGCTGGAGGCTCAACGAAAGGCACTACGGCGCTCTCCAGGGTCTGAACAAAAGCGAAACTGCCACTAAATACGGCGAGGAGCAGGTGAAGATCTGGAGAAGATCCTTTGATATCCCTCCGATGGCACTAACCGAGGATGACGAAAGGAATCCGAAGAAGGACCCGAAGTACCGCGAGGAAGATCCCGCAGAGTTACCTTTGCAGGAAAGTCTCAAGGATACCATCGCCAGAGCTGTTCCCTACTTTGAAGAGGAGATAAAACCTCAGATAAAATCGGGCAGACGTGTGGTGATAGCAGCTCACGGCAACAGCCTGAGAGCTTTGGTAAAGTACTTTGACGGTCTCAGCGATGAGGAGATAATCAATGTGAATATACCTACGGCAACACCGCTGGTATATGAATTTGATGACGAATTCAACGTGATCGGCAAGGAGTATCTGTGCGACCCCGATGAGCTTGCTGCAAAAATGAACAGTGTGGCAAATCAGGGCAAAGCAAAGTAA
- the tpiA gene encoding triose-phosphate isomerase, translated as MKKSVRKAIIAGNWKMNKTRPEAKELLEAIKPLVANAEGNVEVIACVPFTNLETAVNVTAGSNVKVGAENVHFEKSGAFTGEISADMLTELGVEYVVLGHSERRQYFGETDETVNKRTKAALAAGLKPIVCVGELLWERECNITEEVIARQIKLDLFDVSAEDVKKTVIAYEPVWAIGTGKTATADQAEEVCAFIRATLAKLYDEATAQAVTIQYGGSMNAGNAAELLSKENVDGGLIGGASLKAADFNTIVQAAVNG; from the coding sequence ATGAAGAAATCCGTAAGAAAAGCTATCATCGCAGGTAACTGGAAGATGAACAAGACCCGTCCCGAGGCTAAGGAACTGCTGGAGGCTATCAAGCCCCTCGTAGCAAATGCAGAGGGCAACGTTGAGGTCATCGCTTGCGTACCTTTCACCAACCTGGAAACTGCTGTAAATGTTACTGCAGGCTCTAACGTAAAGGTAGGCGCTGAGAACGTTCACTTCGAGAAGAGCGGCGCTTTCACTGGTGAGATATCCGCTGATATGCTGACAGAGCTGGGCGTTGAGTACGTTGTTCTCGGTCACTCCGAGAGAAGACAGTACTTCGGTGAGACTGATGAGACTGTTAACAAGAGAACAAAGGCTGCTCTGGCTGCAGGTCTGAAGCCTATCGTTTGCGTAGGCGAGCTGCTCTGGGAGCGTGAGTGCAACATCACTGAGGAAGTTATCGCTCGTCAGATCAAGCTGGATCTCTTCGACGTATCTGCAGAGGACGTTAAGAAGACTGTTATCGCTTATGAGCCTGTATGGGCTATCGGCACAGGCAAGACTGCTACTGCTGACCAGGCTGAGGAAGTTTGCGCATTCATCAGAGCTACACTTGCTAAGCTGTATGACGAAGCTACCGCTCAGGCAGTTACTATCCAGTACGGCGGATCCATGAACGCAGGCAACGCTGCTGAGCTGCTCAGCAAGGAGAACGTTGACGGCGGTCTTATCGGCGGCGCTTCACTGAAGGCTGCTGACTTCAACACTATCGTACAGGCAGCTGTAAACGGCTAA
- the mnmE gene encoding tRNA uridine-5-carboxymethylaminomethyl(34) synthesis GTPase MnmE, protein MSTVCAISPPLAEGGISVIRISGENAINCAAEVFKPFTCESVEKMQGYTCAYGQIHDGDKTVDDGVLTVFRAPHSYTGEDVCEISCHGGIYVTKKVLRLCLENGCEPAQAGEFTKRAMLNGKLSLTQAEAVMDTIAAQGEYALASANLTRQGSLFGQIHEVTGDLVKLLGELAAWVDYPEEDLPAVEETALRESIGKALSVTGKLIADHDNGMLIKQGIDTVIAGKPNVGKSTLMNLLLGYDRSIVTEVAGTTRDVIEESAKLGELVFRLSDTAGIRDTEDRVEKIGVEMAEKRLDECMFVIEVFDTSVRPDEDDIALLEKVKASGKRSLIVLNKSDLESAVDEGFFRGYSENIVYISAKNRDDRAQIQAAVEKIFTPENYDANSTIFANERQKQCLDKAHTNLKAALEALDMGETLDAVTVMVDFAADSLLELTGEKATEAVVAEVFSKFCVGK, encoded by the coding sequence ATGTCAACAGTATGTGCAATATCGCCCCCCCTTGCCGAGGGCGGTATATCTGTTATAAGAATAAGCGGCGAGAATGCGATAAACTGCGCGGCTGAAGTTTTCAAACCTTTCACCTGTGAGAGTGTTGAAAAAATGCAGGGCTACACCTGCGCCTACGGTCAGATACATGACGGTGACAAGACCGTTGATGACGGCGTGCTGACTGTTTTCCGTGCGCCCCATTCATATACAGGCGAGGATGTCTGCGAGATATCCTGTCACGGCGGTATATATGTCACTAAAAAAGTGCTGAGACTTTGTCTTGAAAACGGCTGTGAACCTGCACAGGCAGGCGAGTTCACAAAGAGGGCGATGCTGAACGGCAAGCTTTCACTTACTCAGGCTGAAGCTGTTATGGATACCATAGCCGCACAGGGCGAATATGCCCTTGCTTCGGCAAATCTCACAAGACAGGGCAGTCTTTTCGGGCAGATCCATGAAGTCACAGGCGACCTTGTAAAGCTTCTGGGAGAACTGGCGGCATGGGTGGATTATCCCGAGGAAGACCTACCCGCAGTTGAAGAAACTGCCCTCCGCGAAAGTATCGGGAAAGCACTGTCAGTAACAGGTAAGCTTATCGCTGACCACGATAACGGTATGCTGATAAAGCAGGGCATAGACACTGTTATCGCAGGCAAGCCGAATGTGGGTAAATCTACCCTGATGAATCTTCTGCTGGGATATGACCGTTCAATAGTAACAGAGGTGGCAGGCACGACCCGAGATGTCATTGAAGAAAGCGCAAAGCTTGGCGAACTGGTATTCAGGCTTTCGGATACCGCAGGCATACGCGATACAGAAGACAGGGTGGAAAAGATAGGCGTTGAAATGGCTGAAAAGCGCCTTGATGAGTGTATGTTCGTTATCGAGGTATTCGATACTTCCGTACGCCCCGACGAGGACGATATCGCCCTGCTTGAAAAGGTAAAGGCATCGGGCAAAAGAAGTCTTATCGTGCTGAACAAATCCGACCTTGAAAGCGCGGTTGATGAAGGCTTTTTCAGGGGTTACAGTGAGAATATAGTTTACATATCCGCAAAGAACCGCGATGACAGGGCACAGATACAAGCAGCTGTGGAAAAGATATTCACACCCGAAAATTATGATGCAAACAGCACCATATTCGCCAACGAAAGGCAGAAGCAGTGTCTTGACAAAGCACACACGAATCTTAAAGCCGCACTTGAAGCCCTCGATATGGGCGAAACCCTCGATGCTGTAACTGTTATGGTAGATTTCGCAGCGGATTCTCTGCTTGAACTCACAGGCGAAAAAGCCACCGAAGCAGTAGTAGCTGAGGTATTCTCAAAATTCTGCGTCGGAAAATAA
- the mnmG gene encoding tRNA uridine-5-carboxymethylaminomethyl(34) synthesis enzyme MnmG, with protein MENFDIIVIGAGHAGCEAALAGARLGLKTALFTITLDAVANMPCNPSIGGTAKGHLVREIDALGGEMGRAADKTLIQSRMLNRGKGPAVHSLRAQIDRMAYHNLMKKTIEDTEGLYLKQAEITDVLFEDDGKTVRGVRTHLGVEYGCRAVIIASGTYLNGEIHVGTTTYASGPDSVLPARRLSDSLKEAGMTLRRFKTGTPARVHKRSIDFDKLEVQHGDEDIQPFSFTNEVPPENKVDCYVAYTNAETHKVIMDNIHLSPIYSGRIHAIGPRYCPSIEDKIMRFSDKPRHQLFIEPMGLDTEEYYLQGMSSSLPVDVQLKFLRTIKGLENVEIMRNAYAIEYDCCDPNDLLPTLEFKEFHGIYGAGQFNGTSGYEEAAAQGLVAGINAALKLKGEEPMVLDRASSYIGTLVDDLCTKGVSDPYRMLTSRSEYRLLLRQDNADLRLTETGHRVGLISDERYAAFTKKKEQIEAEVKRVSAINIAPSEELNEYLVSQGTDPINNGIKLTQLIRRPQLTYKGLAFIDPERPELPDDVCEQVELTIKYEGYIKIQLEQVAAMRKLENKKIPENIDYSKVGSLRLEAAEKLAKIRPLSVGQASRISGVNPADINVLLVYLETIK; from the coding sequence ATGGAAAATTTTGATATAATCGTTATAGGCGCAGGTCATGCGGGCTGTGAGGCTGCGCTGGCAGGGGCAAGGCTTGGTCTTAAAACAGCACTGTTCACCATAACCCTGGATGCAGTGGCGAATATGCCGTGTAACCCGTCGATAGGCGGTACCGCCAAGGGTCATCTTGTACGCGAGATAGACGCACTCGGCGGCGAGATGGGCAGGGCAGCGGATAAGACCCTCATACAAAGCAGGATGCTGAACCGCGGAAAAGGTCCTGCGGTACACAGTCTGCGTGCGCAGATAGACCGTATGGCATATCACAACCTTATGAAAAAGACCATAGAGGATACCGAGGGTCTGTACCTGAAACAGGCTGAGATAACCGACGTGCTGTTTGAAGATGACGGCAAGACTGTCCGCGGTGTGCGTACACATCTCGGTGTTGAATACGGCTGCAGGGCGGTTATAATCGCCAGCGGAACTTACCTCAACGGTGAGATACACGTAGGTACCACCACCTACGCAAGCGGCCCCGATTCGGTACTGCCTGCACGCAGACTTTCCGACAGTCTGAAAGAGGCAGGTATGACTTTGCGCCGCTTCAAGACAGGTACTCCTGCAAGAGTTCACAAGCGTTCCATAGATTTTGACAAGCTGGAAGTTCAGCATGGTGATGAGGATATACAGCCATTTTCATTTACCAATGAAGTTCCGCCCGAAAACAAAGTGGACTGCTATGTGGCATACACCAACGCAGAAACCCACAAGGTCATCATGGACAACATACATCTTTCGCCCATATATTCGGGACGTATACACGCCATAGGTCCAAGGTACTGTCCGTCCATTGAGGACAAGATAATGCGTTTCTCCGATAAGCCAAGACATCAGCTTTTTATCGAGCCTATGGGTCTTGATACAGAAGAATACTATCTCCAGGGCATGAGTTCATCTCTGCCTGTTGATGTTCAGCTGAAATTCCTGCGGACGATAAAGGGTCTTGAAAATGTTGAGATAATGCGTAATGCCTATGCTATCGAATACGATTGCTGTGACCCCAACGACCTTCTGCCCACCCTTGAATTCAAAGAATTCCACGGCATTTACGGAGCAGGACAGTTCAACGGCACCTCTGGCTACGAGGAAGCCGCCGCGCAGGGTCTTGTGGCGGGCATAAACGCCGCACTGAAACTGAAAGGCGAAGAACCTATGGTTCTCGACCGCGCAAGCAGCTACATCGGCACACTGGTGGACGACCTCTGCACAAAGGGAGTATCCGACCCTTACCGTATGCTTACCAGCCGAAGCGAATACAGACTTCTGCTGAGGCAGGACAATGCCGACCTCAGACTTACCGAAACAGGTCACAGGGTAGGGCTTATAAGCGACGAGAGATATGCCGCATTCACAAAGAAGAAAGAGCAGATAGAGGCTGAGGTAAAGCGTGTATCTGCCATAAACATAGCACCCTCGGAGGAACTGAACGAGTATCTTGTATCACAGGGTACAGACCCCATAAACAACGGCATAAAGCTGACACAGCTGATACGCCGCCCTCAGTTGACATACAAGGGTCTTGCATTCATCGACCCCGAGCGCCCCGAACTGCCCGATGATGTTTGCGAGCAGGTGGAGCTCACTATAAAGTACGAGGGCTATATCAAGATACAGCTGGAACAGGTTGCGGCTATGCGAAAGCTGGAGAACAAGAAGATACCCGAAAATATCGACTATTCAAAGGTAGGCTCACTGCGTCTTGAAGCGGCTGAGAAGCTGGCAAAGATACGTCCGCTCTCCGTGGGACAGGCAAGCCGTATCAGCGGTGTTAACCCTGCTGATATAAATGTACTGCTGGTATATCTGGAGACTATAAAGTGA